The proteins below come from a single Vitis vinifera cultivar Pinot Noir 40024 chromosome 9, ASM3070453v1 genomic window:
- the LOC100264455 gene encoding putative expansin-B2: MARALDHLSLFSSVLSFSFLLAFLCCFETCHSFKPKYFNLSRAGTHWASAGATWYGSPEGAGSDGGSCGYGNAVSQPPFSSMITGIGPSLYKSGKECGACYQVKCTKRMHPSCSGRPVRVVITDFCPGGPCASQSAHFDLSGTAFGAMAIPGQEEKLRNVGVLEIRYARVACDYSGKTIAFHVDLGANPNSFSVLVEFEEGDGDLAGVALKETLKGSGKWRAMQQSWGAVWKLDAGYELKPPFSIQLTSQYSGQTLVAKNVIPDGWKPGSTYRSLVNYL; this comes from the exons ATGGCTAGGGCTCTTGATCATCTGTCTCTCTTTTCTTCTGTACTCtccttttcatttttactaGCTTTCCTTTGCTGTTTTGAGACTTGCCATAGCTTCAAACCCAAGTATTTTAACTTGTCGAGGGCAGGAACTCACTGGGCATCTGCAGGTGCCACTTGGTATGGCAGTCCTGAAGGAGCTGGAAGTGATG GAGGATCCTGTGGATATGGAAATGCAGTGTCACAGCCTCCTTTCTCTTCAATGATTACTGGAATAGGCCCATCTCTCTACAAATCAGGCAAGGAATGTGGAGCCTGTTACCAG GTGAAATGCACCAAACGTATGCATCCATCCTGTTCTGGCCGTCCAGTGAGAGTAGTCATAACAGACTTCTGCCCCGGAGGTCCCTGTGCCTCCCAATCTGCACACTTCGACCTCAGTGGCACTGCATTTGGCGCCATGGCAATCCCCGGTCAAGAAGAAAAACTTCGCAATGTCGGAGTCTTGGAAATTCGATACGCACG AGTTGCTTGTGATTATTCAGGAAAAACCATAGCATTCCATGTAGACCTAGGCGCAAACCCTAACTCCTTCTCTGTGCTGGTTGAGTTTGAAGAGGGGGATGGAGACCTTGCTGGTGTTGCCCTAAAGGAGACCTTAAAGGGTTCGGGAAAATGGCGAGCCATGCAACAATCATGGGGAGCTGTTTGGAAGCTGGATGCTGGCTATGAATTAAAACCTCCTTTCTCAATTCAGTTGACATCACAGTACTCAGGACAAACCCTAGTAGCAAAAAATGTAATCCCAGATGGGTGGAAGCCTGGTTCGACATATAGATCCTTGGTCAACTACCTTTGA
- the LOC100259273 gene encoding F-box protein At5g07610: MLSVKRVRIRIRMRTLEESSSQESSAHIVASNDDLLSELLLRLPIKSLLKFKSVSKHWLSLITDPHFSRRKNLKPNPVSALFSFVPLDPLQTSAPFTSLTFVDHPRGIEILQSCNGLFCCSSVDYNDSERKYYIYNPTTKQFTTLPPLCGRSVRRVLGVNLAFDPSKSHTYKVVCVQRCKSSYDHCQIQISSLETGPWRVSGVPFAAPISVDFPSGVYWNGAIHWISPREASLYFDLNEELVREMPMPPVPDDSNERGIRCFGESCGHLHLVEIYESSTTQFNVYEMERDHSGWFVKFRVDLNGVALAFPGIIEGYHEEYDYMYSFSVLCIVRREKEEDSFLALHIPGKVIGYNFSSKSYQTSDTDCPLAFGWSYAFQYIESLSLV; this comes from the coding sequence ATGCTTTCCGTCAAAAGAGTCAGAATCAGAATCAGAATGAGAACTCTAGAAGAATCCTCGAGCCAGGAATCATCTGCCCACATTGTAGCCTCCAATGATGACCTCCTATCGGAGCTCCTTCTTCGCCTTCCCATCAAATCACTCCTCAAATTCAAATCTGTCTCCAAACATTGGCTCTCCCTCATCACTGATCCCCATTTCTCTCGCCGCAAAAACCTTAAGCCTAACCCTGTCTCCGCCCTTTTCAGCTTTGTTCCTCTCGACCCTTTGCAGACTAGCGCACCCTTCACATCTCTCACTTTTGTGGACCACCCTCGTGGTATAGAAATTCTACAGTCTTGTAACGGTTTGTTCTGTTGTTCCAGCGTTGATTACAATGATTCTGAGCGCAAATATTACATTTATAATCCAACCACCAAGCAATTCACGACCCTTCCTCCGCTCTGTGGCCGTTCTGTCAGGCGGGTTTTGGGGGTCAATTTAGCTTTCGACCCTTCCAAATCACACACCTACAAAGTTGTTTGCGTTCAGCGCTGCAAATCATCTTATGATCATTGTCAGATTCAGATTTCTTCATTAGAAACGGGGCCTTGGAGAGTTTCTGGAGTTCCCTTCGCTGCACCCATTTCGGTAGATTTTCCCAGTGGAGTTTACTGGAATGGTGCGATACATTGGATTAGTCCAAGGGAAGCTTCACTATATTTTGATCTGAACGAAGAGCTTGTTCGAGAAATGCCAATGCCTCCTGTTCCTGATGATTCTAATGAGAGGGGGATTAGATGTTTTGGTGAGTCTTGTGGCCATTTACATCTTGTGGAAATTTACGAAAGTTCTACAACACAATTTAATGTGTATGAGATGGAGAGAGACCATTCTGGGTGGTTTGTGAAGTTTCGAGTTGATCTTAATGGGGTCGCCCTGGCATTTCCTGGCATAATAGAGGGCTACCATGAGGAATATGACTACATGTACTCATTTTCAGTACTGTGTAttgttagaagagaaaaagagGAGGATTCATTTCTAGCTCTGCATATACCTGGTAAGGTTATAGGGTACAATTTTAGTAGTAAGAGTTACCAGACCAGTGACACTGATTGTCCATTAGCATTTGGGTGGTCTTATGCCTTTCAATACATTGAGAGTCTTTCTCTTGTGTGA